In Oscillatoria acuminata PCC 6304, a single window of DNA contains:
- the queC gene encoding 7-cyano-7-deazaguanine synthase QueC gives MKAVILLSGGLDSSTVLYQAKADGCTCYAMSFDYQQRHRRELEAARAIAQSAGVAEHQIVSFDLRQWGGSALTDDKIDLPCDRSVEEMGQSIPITYVPARNTIFLSFALAYAEATDAHRVYIGVNAIDYSGYPDCRPDYIQAMQNVFRLGTKQGRESEATEIVTPLIELKKTEIIQLGNRLGVPWEKTWSCYAGGDRPCGVCDSCQLRLAAFAELGLTDPLPYLQRGS, from the coding sequence GTGAAAGCAGTTATTTTATTATCCGGAGGATTGGACTCCTCCACGGTGCTCTACCAAGCCAAAGCCGATGGCTGCACCTGTTATGCGATGTCCTTTGATTACCAACAACGGCATCGCCGGGAACTGGAAGCGGCAAGGGCGATCGCCCAATCGGCGGGGGTCGCCGAACATCAAATCGTCTCCTTTGACTTGCGACAGTGGGGAGGGTCGGCCCTCACCGACGACAAAATCGACCTCCCCTGCGATCGGTCCGTGGAGGAAATGGGGCAGAGTATTCCCATCACCTACGTTCCCGCTCGAAATACCATCTTTCTGAGCTTTGCTCTCGCCTACGCCGAAGCCACCGATGCCCATCGAGTTTACATTGGGGTGAATGCCATCGACTATTCCGGCTATCCTGACTGCCGTCCCGACTACATCCAAGCCATGCAGAATGTCTTTCGACTCGGGACGAAACAGGGGAGAGAATCCGAGGCAACGGAAATTGTCACCCCCCTGATTGAACTGAAAAAAACCGAAATTATCCAATTGGGGAATCGCTTAGGGGTCCCCTGGGAAAAAACCTGGTCTTGTTATGCCGGAGGCGATCGCCCTTGTGGAGTCTGTGACTCTTGTCAGTTACGTTTAGCCGCATTTGCAGAATTGGGATTAACCGATCCCTTGCCTTACCTTCAACGGGGTTCGTGA